A genomic region of Papaver somniferum cultivar HN1 chromosome 7, ASM357369v1, whole genome shotgun sequence contains the following coding sequences:
- the LOC113297358 gene encoding protein NRT1/ PTR FAMILY 7.3-like, with translation MASSTSLEISKGGNNEMMGSGQVRKRVIKEEMDADDEYTLDGTVDRHGRPSIRGKSGGWFAGIIILVNQGLATLAFFGVGVNLVLFLTRVLQQDNAEAANSVSKWTGTVYIFSLVGAFLSDSYWGRYKTCAIFQMIFVVGLALLSLSTYLFLVKPNGCGVEALECRTHSSVEIALFYLSTYLVALGNGGYQPNIATFGADQFDEEDSKEGFQKVAFFSYFYLALNLGSLFSNTILGYFEDEGMWALGFWCSTGSAFIALVLFLVGTPKYRHFKATGNPLARFCQVVAAAAKKWRAGVPESGDDLYEVEGKGCAISGGRKIFHTDGFKFLDRAAIITSRDLALQDEGKDSPWRLCTITQVEEVKCILRLLPIWLCTILYSVVFTQMASLFVEQGAAMKTTIGNFKIPPASMSSFDILSVAAFIFLYRRVLDPLVSRLKSKGLTELQRMGVGLIIAIMAMVAAGIVENFRLKSATIDCLNCEGSSSMSIFWQVPQYALIGASEVFMYVGQLEFFNGQAPDGLKSFGSALCMTSISLGNYVSSLLVSVVMKISKEDDMPGWIPGNLNRGHLDRFYFLLAALTTADFLLYIVCARWYKYIKMGGRESNRGTHQEKSEELCV, from the exons ATGGCATCATCAACAAGCTTAGAAATCTCTAAGGGG GGTAATAATGAAATGATGGGTTCAGGACAAGTAAGAAAAAGGGTTATAAAAGAAGAGATGGATGCAGATGATGAATACACACTGGATGGAACTGTTGACAGACATGGAAGACCTTCTATTAGAGGCAAGAGTGGAGGATGGTTTGCAGGAATCATAATCCTTG TTAATCAAGGTCTGGCGACGTTGGCCTTCTTTGGAGTAGGAGTGAACTTAGTGTTGTTCTTAACAAGAGTTTTGCAACAAGACAACGCTGAGGCAGCGAATAGTGTCAGCAAATGGACTGGTACTGTTTACATCTTCTCACTTGTTGGGGCATTCCTCAGCGACTCATACTGGGGAAGATACAAAACTTGTGCCATTTTTCAAATGATCTTCGTCGTG GGTTTAGCACTGCTATCATTATCAACATACTTATTCCTGGTCAAGCCAAATGGTTGCGGGGTCGAAGCATTAGAATGCAGGACTCATTCATCGGTTGAAATAGCTTTGTTTTACTTATCAACCTACTTGGTTGCCCTGGGGAATGGAGGTTATCAACCAAATATTGCTACATTTGGGGCTGACCAATTTGATGAAGAGGACTCCAAAGAAGGATTTCAAAAGGTGGCTTTCTTTAGCTACTTCTACTTGGCTCTAAACCTTGGTTCTCTCTTTTCAAACACAATTTTGGGCTACTTTGAGGATGAAGGGATGTGGGCTTTAGGGTTTTGGTGCTCTACGGGATCTGCCTTCATTGCATTGGTCTTGTTTCTCGTTGGAACACCAAAATACCGTCATTTTAAGGCAACGGGAAACCCTCTCGCAAGGTTTTGCCAAGTTGTTGCTGCTGCAGCAAAGAAATGGAGGGCCGGGGTTCCAGAAAGCGGCGATGATTTATATGAAGTTGAAGGAAAGGGGTGTGCAATTAGTGGTGGAAGAAAAATATTCCACACCGATGGATTCAA ATTCTTGGATAGAGCAGCCATCATCACTTCAAGAGATTTAGCTCTACAAGATGAAGGGAAGGACAGCCCATGGAGACTCTGCACAATCACACAAGTTGAAGAGGTGAAATGCATATTGAGACTTCTTCCAATATGGCTCTGCACAATCCTTTATTCAGTTGTCTTCACTCAAATGGCATCACTATTCGTTGAGCAAGGAGCAGCGATGAAAACAACCATTGGGAACTTTAAAATCCCACCTGCAAGCATGTCAAGTTTTGATATTCTAAGTGTAGCGGCTTTCATCTTCTTATATAGGCGAGTGCTCGATCCTCTTGTCAGCAGACTTAAAAGCAAAGGACTAACAGAGCTCCAAAGAATGGGAGTTGGATTAATTATAGCAATAATGGCAATGGTTGCTGCAGGAATTGTCGAAAACTTTAGACTAAAATCTGCTACAATAGATTGTCTTAACTGTGAAGGTTCGAGTAGTATGAGTATATTCTGGCAAGTCCCTCAGTACGCATTAATAGGAGCCTCTGAGGTGTTCATGTATGTCGGTCAATTGGAATTCTTCAATGGACAAGCTCCTGACGGGTTAAAGAGTTTCGGCAGTGCTCTTTGCATGACCTCAATTTCACTTGGAAACTATGTCAGCAGTTTACTAGTTAGTGTAGTAATGAAGATATCTAAAGAAGATGATATGCCCGGTTGGATCCCTGGGAATCTTAACCGAGGTCATCTTGATAGGTTTTACTTCCTCTTAGCAGCCCTGAC
- the LOC113294649 gene encoding pachytene checkpoint protein 2 homolog translates to FDSVLFCQLVEVNAHSLFSKWFSESGKLVAKLFQKIQEMVEEDNSLVFVLIDEVESLAAARNDALSGSEPSDSIRVVNALLTRMDKLKSSPNVIFLTTSNITAAIDIAFVDREDIKAYVGPPTLQARYEILRSCIQELIRTKILTDQHEPLILPSFASLREKLNAPSIHESLGPLELAKQLLEASEICEGLSGRALRKLPFLTHASLTNPKNCEPSKFLQTLIETARRELSELCS, encoded by the exons tttgattctgttttattctgcCAATTGGTTGAGGTTAATGCACATTCTTTATTCAGTAAATGGTTCTCTGAAAGTGGTAAATTG GTTGCGAAACTTTTTCAAAAAATCCAAGAGATGGTAGAGGAAGATAACAGCCTGGTATTTGTTTTGATTG ATGAAGTTGAAAGCTTAGCTGCTGCTCGAAATGATGCTTTGTCTGGATCCGAACCTTCTGACTCGATTAGG GTTGTGAATGCTTTACTCACTCGGATGGATAAATTAAAATCCTCGCCTAACGTCATCTTCCTAACAACTTCAAATATTACAGCTGCAATAG ATATTGCGTTTGTCGATAGGGAAGATATTAAGGCCTATGTGGGTCCTCCAACCCTTCAAGCAAGGTATGAAATACTAAGGTCGTGCATCCAGGAACTGATTCGAACTAAAATTTTGACAGATCAACAT GAACCACTCATTCTTCCAAGTTTTGCAAGTTTAAGAGAGAAGCTGAATGCACCCAGCATACACGAGAGTCTGGGTCCACTTGAATTGGCTAAGCAATTGCTGGAAGCCTCAGAAATTTGTGAG GGATTAAGTGGAAGAGCATTAAGAAAACTTCCTTTCTTAACTCATGCCTCtcttacaaaccctaaaaattgtGAACCTAGCAAGTTCTTGCAAACATTAATTGAGACTGCCAGGAGGGAGTTGTCTGAGCTATGTAGTTGA